Proteins encoded within one genomic window of Salvia splendens isolate huo1 unplaced genomic scaffold, SspV2 ctg790, whole genome shotgun sequence:
- the LOC121791366 gene encoding protein STICHEL-like 2 yields MHGRRHSVDVPLSRTFVALRRVRSLRDPSTNSMCKLNAFADNVNWEAYSNDAITLGFENRASEGDDDGLGLRSLALYYGSRNSKLGAMVGKKESAHRRSLCDEGTDARALDLAMACESKALSERYCKDYGDKYFEFTSATPSGEGGASCNEGNDELRQVKKRHGLWCSELDGLSSAGSPCLSYGEARKEREEDVGFMESCHQGCGISSCWSRGRKLRGPSLLADVEERPLLSDDATRESIDSRHNSEGVSPYVETPRSLCQKFMPKTFGELIGQNRVATSLSDAVSRRQIASLYLFHGPRGTGKTSASRIFAAALNCLCPESTRPCGICKECVLFFSGRSMDAKEVDSVRINKTERCRLLMKNARIPPILSQFKVYIIEECHLLQRETWAAILNGLVEIPRHIVFIMVTPNLDKLPRCALTKSQIFHFQKVKEVDITSKLGKICVQEALDFDQDALSFIATRSDGSLRDAEMMLDQLSLLGKKITVSLVHDVSGVVSDDELLDLLYLAMSSDASNTVRKARELMGSGVDPLELTSQLASLIMDILAGKCASDGVSETRRKLFGSDNSEDDTRQLSHALKILSQTEKQLRMSNNQMTWLTVALLQLSSAASNEGSDPRLSTRSLLPKDGDFLSSSSTSDSFKRSVGCACVDAGSANTKYDRETLDLVWIRAAGMCASSSLKKFLLKRGNLASVRLSQARIAVAELEFDHPDHASRAEKSWKEIAGVLQHILGYNVELRINLSRDGSSRKGKAKKPCLSLLNCSRRVLFRVKKSGGNGSTPTTVRMRDRCVETCSSECSSQVSCSFCRKKEVVMTIRSSEGNTLSIEAGAPNALLPDQSGCKPRSNEHTRFRCWRTATFPFRKLRHHHSRDERLVDYALHCAAAT; encoded by the exons ATGCATGGGAGGCGGCATTCTGTCGATGTCCCTTTATCGAGAACGTTTGTAGCCCTTAGGAGAGTGAGGTCTCTTCGGGATCCATCCACAAACTCCATGTGCAAGTTGAATGCCTTCGCTGATAATGTGAATTGGGAGGCGTATTCGAATGATGCAATCACTTTAGGATTTGAAAATAGAGCGAGTGAGGGTGATGATGATGGTCTAGGATTAAGAAGCTTGGCGCTGTATTATGGTTCAAGAAATAGTAAGTTAGGGGCCATGGTTGGAAAAAAAGAATCTGCACACCGGAGGTCGTTGTGCGATGAAGGGACGGATGCACGTGCACTTGACCTGGCGATGGCGTGTGAAAGCAAGGCGTTGAGTGAAAGATACTGTAAGGATTATGGTGACAAGTATTTTGAGTTCACCAGTGCAACACCTTCGGGTGAGGGTGGGGCTTCGTGTAATGAAGGCAATGATGAACTGAGGCAAGTCAAGAAGAGGCATGGTTTGTGGTGTTCGGAGCTTGATGGACTGAGCAGTGCAGGGAGTCCATGCTTGTCTTATGGTGAAGCTCGAAAGGAACGTGAAGAAGATGTTGGCTTCATGGAGTCTTGCCATCAAGGATGTGGTATCAGCAGTTGTTGGTCAAGAGGTCGGAAACTTAGAGGACCTAGTCTTCTTGCTGATGTCGAAGAACGGCCTCTTTTGTCGGACGATGCAACGAGAGAGAGCATCGACTCTAGGCACAACAGTGAAGGAGTTAGCCCATATGTGGAAACTCCAAGAAGCCTCTGCCAAAAGTTCATGCCTAAAACATTTGGTGAATTGATAGGGCAAAACAGAGTGGCTACGTCTCTATCAGACGCCGTCTCTAGGAGGCAGATAgcttctctttatctcttccaCGGGCCACGAGGAACTGGGAAAACATCAGCTTCAAGGATCTTCGCTGCTGCATTGAATTGCCTCTGTCCCGAGTCTACAAGACCATGTGGCATATGCAAGGAATGTGTCTTATTCTTCTCGGGTAGGAGCATGGATGCTAAGGAAGTGGACTCAGTGAGAATCAACAAAACGGAAAGGTGCAGACTGCTGATGAAGAATGCTCGGATCCCTCCTATTTTATCACAATTTAAGGTGTATATCATCGAGGAGTGCCATCTTTTGCAGCGGGAGACGTGGGCAGCTATACTGAACGGGCTTGTGGAGATTCCTCGACACATTGTCTTCATAATGGTCACTCCAAATCTTGACAAGCTCCCGCGTTGTGCCTTAACAAAGTCCCAAATATTCCATTTCCAGAAGGTGAAGGAAGTTGACATCACCAGCAAGTTGGGGAAGATATGTGTTCAAGAAGCTCTTGATTTCGACCAGGATGCTTTGAGCTTCATAGCAACTAGATCAGATGGTTCGCTGCGTGATGCAGAGATGATGCTCGATCAGCTGAGCTTGCTCGGGAAGAAAATAACAGTTTCATTGGTTCATGATGTG AGTGGAGTCGTTTCTGATGATGAATTGCTCGATTTGCTGTATCTGGCAATGTCATCTGATGCCTCAAACACGGTTCGAAAGGCCAGAGAGCTTATGGGGTCGGGGGTAGATCCGTTGGAGCTTACATCACAGCTGGCAAGCCTCATAATGGACATTCTTGCTGGAAAGTGCGCCTCTGATGGAGTTTCAGAGACGAGAAGGAAGCTTTTCGGATCAGATAATT CTGAAGACGACACGCGCCAGCTCAGCCACGCTCTAAAGATACTGTCACAAACCGAGAAACAGCTGAGGATGTCGAACAACCAGATGACTTGGCTGACTGTGGCTCTTCTCCAGCTGAGCTCTGCAGCTTCAAACGAGGGGAGCGATCCAAGGCTAAGCACGCGGTCATTACTCCCAAAAG ATGGTGATTTCCTGAGCTCGTCTTCAACGAGCGACAGTTTCAAGCGCTCCGTTGGATGTGCTTGTGTGGATGCTGGATCTGCAAACACAAAGTATGACCGGGAAACTCTGGATCTGGTCTGGATACGAGCAGCTGGGATGTGCGCGTCTAGCTCTCTCAAGAAGTTCCTCCTCAAACGCGGGAACTTGGCCTCTGTCCGTCTCTCCCAAG CAAGGATTGCAGTGGCAGAGCTCGAGTTTGATCACCCTGACCACGCGTCTAGGGCTGAGAAATCGTGGAAGGAGATTGCTGGTGTGCTACAACATATACTGGGCTACAACGTGGAGCTCAGGATAAACTTGTCTCGTGATGGCTCGAGCAGGAAGGGGAAGGCAAAGAAGCCATGCCTCAGCTTGCTCAATTGCTCGCGTAGAGTGCTTTTTAGGGTGAAGAAATCCGGTGGCAATGGTTCGACTCCCACGACTGTGAGAATGAGGGATAGGTGCGTGGAGACATGCTCTTCCGAGTGTAGCTCTCAGGTTTCGTGCTCATTTTGCCGTAAGAAGGAGGTGGTCATGACCATCCGGAGTAGCGAGGGCAACACGTTGAGCATTGAAGCCGGCGCTCCCAACGCCTTGTTGCCTGATCAGTCGGGATGTAAACCACG ATCAAACGAGCACACGAGGTTTCGTTGCTGGAGAACTgccacatttccttttcgaaAG CTACGGCATCACCACAGCCGCGACGAGCGGCTCGTCGACTACGCCCTACACTGCGCTGCTGCAACGTGA